A genomic region of Microlunatus sagamiharensis contains the following coding sequences:
- a CDS encoding DUF1697 domain-containing protein produces MTTYVAFLRGVNLGADRAVSMPRLVELAGGLGYADAWTYLRTGNLVLTTDRAASAVERELTHALREEYGADVDVTVRTAAELRAVLAANPFPDASASQVTVAFLVGEPPAGVEDRLAAVATEAEPYAVHGREVWVRYGAGQARSRLAAGFSRVVGVSATTRTLGTVEKVLARLDARAG; encoded by the coding sequence ATGACGACGTACGTGGCGTTCCTGCGGGGTGTGAACCTCGGGGCCGACCGGGCGGTCTCGATGCCCCGGCTCGTCGAGCTCGCCGGGGGACTCGGCTACGCGGACGCCTGGACCTACCTACGCACCGGCAACCTCGTGCTCACCACCGACCGGGCCGCGAGCGCCGTCGAGCGTGAGCTCACACACGCCCTCCGGGAGGAGTACGGCGCGGACGTCGACGTGACGGTGCGGACGGCCGCCGAGCTGCGGGCGGTGCTCGCCGCGAACCCCTTCCCGGACGCCTCGGCGAGCCAGGTCACGGTCGCCTTCCTCGTCGGCGAGCCGCCCGCGGGCGTGGAGGACCGGCTCGCCGCGGTGGCCACGGAGGCGGAGCCGTACGCCGTCCACGGGCGGGAGGTGTGGGTCCGCTACGGCGCCGGGCAGGCCCGCAGCCGGCTCGCGGCGGGCTTCAGCCGGGTCGTCGGCGTCAGCGCCACCACCCGCACGCTCGGCACGGTCGAGAAGGTCCTCGCGCGGCTCGACGCCCGTGCCGGCTGA